From a region of the Mycolicibacterium sp. MU0050 genome:
- a CDS encoding IS256 family transposase — MTQDHSALLAQLDALKSADAGAVFAELIRAGLQALIEAEATATIGAGRYQRSDDRRTHRNGHRAKTVSTTSGDIEVQIPKLRAGSFFPSLLERRRRIDRALHAVIMEAYVHGVSTRNVDDLVAALGVGSGVSKSEVSRICTGLDKEIEAFRTRSLTHTQFPYVFCDSTFCKVRVGAHVVSHALVVATGVSIDGTREVLGTAVGDSESFEFWREFLASLKARGLTGVHLVISDAHAGLKAAVAQQFTGSSWQRCRVHFMRNLHGAVAAKHAPAVTAAVKTIFAHTDPAEVAAQWDQVADTLSGSFPKVAAMMDEAKPDVLAFTAFPRGHWQKIWSNNPIERLNKEIKRRADVVEIFPNPAAFLRLATAVVIEAHDEWQVTRRYLSDISMAELRKVIAAKQTATEPITEQRQIA; from the coding sequence ATGACCCAGGACCATTCTGCCTTGTTGGCCCAGCTCGATGCGCTCAAGTCCGCTGATGCCGGGGCGGTGTTCGCCGAGCTGATCCGCGCCGGGCTGCAGGCGTTGATCGAGGCCGAGGCCACTGCGACGATCGGCGCCGGACGCTACCAACGCAGCGACGATCGCCGTACGCATCGCAACGGGCACCGGGCCAAGACGGTATCGACCACTTCCGGGGACATCGAAGTCCAGATCCCCAAACTGCGGGCCGGTTCCTTCTTCCCGTCGCTGCTCGAGCGGCGCCGTCGGATCGACCGCGCGCTGCATGCGGTGATCATGGAGGCCTACGTCCATGGCGTGTCGACCCGCAATGTCGATGACCTCGTCGCTGCGCTCGGTGTCGGATCGGGGGTCTCCAAATCGGAGGTCTCACGCATCTGCACCGGCCTGGACAAGGAGATCGAGGCGTTTCGCACCCGCAGCCTGACCCACACCCAGTTTCCGTATGTGTTCTGTGACTCGACGTTCTGCAAGGTCCGCGTCGGGGCACACGTGGTCTCCCACGCCCTCGTGGTGGCCACCGGGGTCTCCATCGACGGCACCCGCGAGGTGCTGGGCACCGCTGTCGGTGACAGCGAGTCGTTTGAGTTCTGGCGCGAGTTCCTGGCCTCGCTCAAGGCTCGCGGCCTGACCGGGGTGCACCTGGTGATCTCCGATGCCCACGCCGGCTTGAAAGCCGCCGTAGCTCAGCAGTTCACCGGCTCGTCCTGGCAGCGTTGCCGGGTCCATTTCATGCGCAACCTGCATGGGGCGGTGGCCGCCAAACACGCCCCGGCGGTGACCGCGGCGGTCAAGACGATCTTCGCCCACACCGACCCCGCTGAGGTCGCTGCGCAATGGGATCAGGTCGCCGACACGCTGTCGGGCAGCTTCCCGAAAGTGGCCGCGATGATGGATGAGGCCAAACCCGACGTGCTGGCATTCACGGCGTTCCCACGTGGACACTGGCAAAAGATCTGGTCGAACAACCCCATCGAGCGGCTCAACAAAGAGATCAAACGTCGCGCTGATGTCGTCGAGATCTTCCCGAACCCCGCCGCGTTCCTGCGGTTGGCCACCGCCGTGGTCATCGAGGCGCACGACGAATGGCAGGTCACCCGGCGCTACCTGTCGGACATCTCCATGGCTGAGCTGCGCAAAGTCATCGCCGCCAAACAAACCGCCACGGAACCCATCACCGAACAACGCCAAATCGCCTAG
- a CDS encoding AraC family transcriptional regulator — protein MSDPGPVALPQTCYPAVWLWPGQALYSGPALGLEPHSGSVWCLLVGVDGPVAVDVEGVRVEARTALIPPRLTHHLTMTGPLVSCYLDPAGARAAACRRQFERFCGDIGVDHVAEADLIRPPRDDAGALRWLETAAPSDVQQLDPRIELAAKQIRENPMAATSAVELAASVGLSESRFLHLFRAEIGSSLRRYRLWCRLMRAGARVAAGDNITEAAVESGFTSPSHLADRFKRTFGLSATQLLGTGLTIRMP, from the coding sequence ATGTCCGATCCCGGCCCCGTTGCGCTTCCACAAACCTGCTATCCCGCGGTGTGGTTGTGGCCGGGTCAGGCGCTGTATTCCGGGCCGGCGCTCGGGTTGGAGCCGCATTCCGGTTCGGTGTGGTGCCTGCTGGTCGGCGTCGACGGGCCCGTGGCCGTCGACGTCGAGGGTGTTCGGGTCGAGGCGCGCACCGCGTTGATCCCGCCTCGGCTCACCCACCACCTGACCATGACCGGGCCGCTGGTCTCGTGCTACCTGGATCCCGCCGGGGCGCGGGCGGCGGCGTGCCGCCGCCAGTTCGAAAGGTTCTGCGGCGACATCGGAGTGGACCATGTAGCCGAAGCCGACCTGATCCGCCCGCCGCGCGACGACGCCGGCGCATTGCGCTGGCTGGAGACCGCCGCGCCCTCAGACGTCCAGCAGCTCGATCCGCGAATCGAGTTGGCCGCCAAGCAGATCAGAGAGAACCCGATGGCGGCGACGTCGGCGGTCGAGCTGGCCGCATCGGTGGGACTGTCCGAGTCCCGGTTCCTGCACCTCTTTCGCGCCGAAATCGGCTCGAGTCTGCGCCGCTACCGGTTGTGGTGCCGGTTGATGCGGGCCGGTGCCCGCGTGGCCGCCGGCGACAACATCACCGAAGCGGCCGTCGAGTCCGGGTTCACCAGTCCGTCCCACCTGGCCGACCGGTTCAAGAGGACCTTCGGGCTGTCGGCGACGCAACTGCTCGGCACGGGGCTGACGATCCGGATGCCGTGA
- the poxB gene encoding ubiquinone-dependent pyruvate dehydrogenase, with protein MPTVAEQMVATLRASGVERVYGIPGDSLNGFTDALRKDGGIRWVLVRHEEAAAFAAAADAAVTGELAVAAGSCGPGNLHLINGLYDANRSRVPVLAIAAHIPTAEIGTGYFQETHPQELFREASVYTEYVAHPSQMPQVLEIAMRAAVERRGVAVVVIPGDVALSDAVTDRATAIRASRSVVVPTADQLARAATLLNRGQRVTILAGAGCAGAHDEVLAVAEALGAPIVHALRGKEFIEYDNPYDVGMTGLLGFASGYRAMENADTVLMLGTDFPYRQFYPEHAATIQVDIRGEQLGRRHPLELGLVGTVKDTASALLPLLERKTSRDHLEDSRDHYRRTRTKLDELATPSKRGAPIHPQYLARLVDQHAAADAVFIPDVGSPVVWAARYLTMNGRRRLIGSFTHGSMANALPQAVGAQAAFPERQVVALAGDGGLAMLLGELITLTQNKLPVKLVVFNNSSLNFVELEMKAAGFINYGTELVNPNFAEVARAMGIHAVRVERSENLPDAVREILGHDGPALLDVVTERHELSMPPAITAEQVKGFTLYAIRTVMSGRGDELIDLAKANLRQLF; from the coding sequence ATGCCCACGGTGGCGGAACAGATGGTCGCGACGCTGCGGGCCAGTGGCGTCGAGCGCGTATACGGCATCCCCGGCGACTCTCTCAACGGGTTCACCGACGCGCTGCGCAAGGACGGCGGCATCCGGTGGGTACTGGTACGCCACGAGGAAGCGGCAGCCTTCGCCGCCGCAGCGGACGCCGCGGTGACCGGTGAGCTCGCCGTGGCCGCCGGCAGTTGCGGGCCGGGCAACCTGCACCTCATCAACGGCCTGTACGACGCGAATCGTTCGAGGGTGCCGGTCCTGGCGATCGCGGCGCACATCCCGACCGCAGAGATCGGGACCGGCTACTTCCAAGAGACCCACCCGCAAGAGCTCTTCCGCGAGGCGTCCGTCTACACGGAGTACGTCGCCCACCCCAGCCAGATGCCGCAGGTGCTGGAGATCGCGATGCGCGCCGCCGTCGAGAGACGGGGCGTCGCGGTCGTCGTGATCCCCGGCGACGTGGCTCTATCCGACGCCGTCACCGATCGGGCCACCGCCATCCGCGCGAGTCGCTCGGTCGTGGTGCCGACGGCAGACCAACTCGCCCGCGCCGCAACGCTGCTCAACCGGGGCCAACGGGTGACCATCCTGGCCGGCGCGGGTTGTGCCGGCGCCCACGACGAGGTGCTGGCCGTCGCCGAGGCGCTGGGCGCACCCATCGTGCACGCATTGCGCGGCAAGGAGTTCATCGAGTACGACAACCCCTATGACGTCGGGATGACCGGCCTGCTCGGGTTCGCGTCCGGCTACCGGGCGATGGAAAACGCCGACACGGTCCTGATGCTGGGCACCGACTTCCCCTACCGACAGTTCTATCCCGAGCACGCCGCCACCATCCAGGTCGACATCCGCGGCGAACAACTCGGCCGCCGGCATCCGCTGGAGCTCGGCCTGGTCGGCACCGTCAAAGACACTGCCTCCGCGCTACTTCCGCTGCTGGAGCGCAAGACTTCCCGCGATCATCTCGAAGATTCCCGCGACCACTACCGACGAACCCGCACCAAACTCGACGAGCTGGCGACCCCCTCGAAGCGAGGCGCACCCATTCACCCGCAATACCTCGCGCGGCTGGTCGACCAGCACGCGGCTGCCGACGCAGTTTTCATCCCCGACGTCGGTTCACCGGTCGTCTGGGCCGCGCGATACCTGACGATGAACGGCCGCCGGCGGTTGATCGGATCGTTCACCCACGGGTCGATGGCCAACGCGCTGCCCCAGGCTGTCGGAGCGCAGGCGGCCTTTCCGGAGCGCCAGGTGGTGGCACTGGCCGGCGACGGCGGGTTGGCGATGCTGCTGGGCGAGTTGATCACCCTCACGCAGAACAAGCTGCCCGTAAAGCTGGTGGTGTTCAACAACTCGTCATTGAACTTCGTCGAGCTCGAGATGAAAGCGGCTGGGTTCATCAACTACGGAACCGAACTGGTCAACCCCAACTTCGCCGAGGTGGCCCGCGCCATGGGCATCCACGCCGTGCGGGTGGAGCGCTCCGAGAACCTTCCCGACGCGGTTCGCGAAATCCTCGGCCACGACGGACCCGCGCTCCTCGATGTCGTCACCGAACGACACGAACTGTCGATGCCGCCCGCGATCACCGCCGAGCAGGTCAAGGGCTTCACGCTCTACGCGATTCGGACCGTCATGTCCGGCCGCGGCGACGAGTTGATCGATCTGGCGAAAGCGAACCTCAGGCAGCTCTTCTGA